The Verrucomicrobium spinosum DSM 4136 = JCM 18804 genome includes a region encoding these proteins:
- a CDS encoding class I SAM-dependent methyltransferase produces MSFDILAPVYRWMELLLAGRKLHRCRCAFLEEVPTPQHVLMLGEGHGRFLVECLKKFPNTHVTYLDASTGMIEQAMKALRRHRLTADRVTFIHADALAWQPPRKTYDLIVTHFFLDCFRPEQLQHLIPTIASSAPPAGHWLVADFQEAPAGWQKIRSQLILGLMYWFFRTVTRLPARRLTCPDPLLRQAGFQLQGEQVFEWGLLRSTCWKQVPSSRTPSPAA; encoded by the coding sequence ATGAGTTTTGACATTCTCGCCCCGGTTTACCGCTGGATGGAACTCCTCCTGGCGGGCCGCAAGCTCCACCGTTGCCGCTGCGCCTTCCTGGAGGAGGTGCCTACCCCCCAGCATGTCCTGATGCTGGGCGAAGGTCATGGCCGGTTCCTGGTGGAGTGCCTGAAGAAGTTTCCTAATACTCATGTCACGTATCTGGATGCCAGCACCGGCATGATTGAGCAGGCGATGAAGGCGCTGCGACGCCATCGGTTGACGGCAGACCGGGTCACCTTCATTCACGCGGATGCCCTGGCGTGGCAACCACCGAGAAAGACCTACGATCTGATCGTCACCCATTTTTTTCTGGACTGCTTCCGCCCGGAGCAGCTTCAGCACCTCATTCCAACCATCGCCTCCTCTGCCCCCCCGGCCGGGCATTGGCTGGTGGCGGACTTTCAGGAGGCACCCGCCGGCTGGCAGAAGATTCGCAGCCAGCTCATTCTGGGATTGATGTACTGGTTCTTCCGCACAGTGACAAGGCTTCCCGCCCGTCGCCTGACCTGTCCCGATCCGCTGCTACGGCAGGCTGGCTTTCAGCTCCAGGGGGAGCAGGTATTCGAGTGGGGGCTTCTCCGCAGCACCTGCTGGAAGCAAGTACCATCCTCCAGGACGCCCTCACCCGCCGCCTGA
- a CDS encoding HPP family protein, translating to MSSFRAFLGVELNPVSPREKAVSAAGGFISIILLLVITESTLHLSGAAAVIASMGASAVLLFAVPHGSLSQPWPVIAGHGFSAFFGVLCARAIPNHYAAAAAAVALAILAMHVFKCIHPPGGATALTAVLGGPAVQALGYKFVIFPVLANAVTMVTIAILFNALFAWRRYPALFNRPAVTVPAPTTLLRDDTAIATPAPSHEQIVQALRTLDSFVDITEEDLIRLVQILRQDITPERGTPAATQSSGLDLASMRHLRG from the coding sequence ATGTCATCATTCAGAGCATTCCTAGGTGTCGAGCTCAACCCTGTCAGCCCGCGGGAGAAAGCTGTCTCGGCGGCAGGTGGGTTTATTTCCATTATCCTCCTGCTCGTCATCACGGAGTCCACGCTCCATCTTTCAGGTGCCGCGGCGGTCATTGCCTCCATGGGGGCAAGCGCTGTGCTTCTCTTTGCCGTGCCGCATGGATCCCTTTCCCAACCGTGGCCCGTGATTGCCGGGCATGGATTCTCTGCCTTCTTCGGTGTGCTGTGCGCCCGGGCGATCCCCAATCACTATGCGGCAGCGGCAGCGGCGGTGGCATTGGCCATCCTGGCCATGCACGTCTTCAAGTGCATCCATCCTCCCGGCGGTGCCACCGCCCTGACGGCCGTACTGGGCGGTCCGGCCGTGCAGGCGCTGGGCTACAAGTTTGTCATCTTTCCCGTCCTGGCCAATGCCGTCACCATGGTCACGATTGCCATCCTGTTTAACGCGCTGTTCGCCTGGAGGCGCTACCCTGCTCTCTTCAACCGCCCCGCCGTGACCGTTCCGGCCCCCACGACCCTGTTGCGGGACGACACTGCCATCGCGACACCGGCTCCCAGCCACGAGCAGATCGTGCAGGCCCTCCGGACGCTCGACTCTTTTGTGGACATTACCGAGGAGGACCTCATCCGCCTGGTCCAGATCCTTCGTCAAGACATCACCCCCGAACGAGGCACGCCTGCGGCAACGCAAAGCTCAGGTCTCGACCTGGCATCCATGAGACATCTTCGCGGCTGA
- a CDS encoding Dabb family protein, with product MSAFADAPYRHVVLFKFKDTASKEQIKAVEEAFRELPKQVNTITDFEWGTNVSPEGKDEGFTHCFFVTFKDKAGLEVYLPHPAHKEFGSKLKGLIDKVLVVDFVAQK from the coding sequence ATGTCTGCCTTTGCTGATGCCCCCTACCGCCACGTTGTCTTGTTCAAGTTCAAAGACACTGCTTCCAAAGAGCAAATCAAGGCGGTGGAAGAGGCATTCCGCGAGCTGCCGAAGCAGGTGAACACCATCACCGACTTTGAATGGGGCACCAACGTAAGCCCGGAAGGGAAAGACGAAGGCTTCACCCACTGTTTCTTCGTGACGTTCAAGGACAAAGCTGGCTTGGAGGTGTATCTGCCCCACCCGGCGCACAAGGAGTTTGGCAGCAAACTCAAGGGCCTCATCGACAAGGTGTTGGTGGTGGATTTTGTCGCGCAGAAGTAG
- a CDS encoding glucose-6-phosphate isomerase, which yields MSLWQRFQSNFVRYSDLGITLDISRMNFGDDFFTKMAPLTERAVADMKKLEAGEIVNPDEGRMVGHYWLRNAKLAPTPELQKGIEDDIAESKAFAAKIHAGEITTEKGGKFTKLLVIGIGGSALGPQFMRDALVDSWTAPLQTWFFDNTDPEGIQRVFSEIGEGLAETLTVVISKSGGTPETRNGMLEARAAYERAGLNFSKHAVAVTGTAANNISSKLEAYATQNNWLKIFPMTDWVGGRTSVMHTVGLVPMALQGVDIDSLLAGAAAMDEKTRSLPVAQNVSMLLALMWHHAGGGKGTKDMVILPYKDRLVLLSKYLQQLVMESLGKELDLDGNKVNQGIAVYGNKGSTDQHAYVQQLRDGVNNFFATFIEVRKGSDAAQVEVEPGTRCSDFLQGFLRGTRKALFENGRESVTISIPEVTPFTVGAIIALYDRAVSFYASLVNINAYHQPGVEAGKKAAGVFLTLLSQVREQLVKAGSGTAPAIAAPLQADVEDVYHCLTHLAANDAQVSVTLGGSPEEDQFSSR from the coding sequence ATGAGTCTCTGGCAGCGTTTTCAATCCAACTTCGTCCGCTATTCTGACCTGGGCATCACGCTCGACATCAGCCGGATGAATTTCGGCGATGACTTCTTCACCAAGATGGCCCCTCTGACGGAGAGGGCTGTGGCCGACATGAAGAAGCTCGAGGCGGGCGAAATCGTCAATCCCGACGAAGGTCGCATGGTGGGGCACTACTGGCTCCGCAATGCCAAACTCGCCCCCACTCCGGAGTTGCAAAAAGGCATCGAGGACGACATCGCCGAGAGCAAGGCCTTCGCCGCCAAGATACACGCTGGCGAGATCACCACAGAAAAAGGCGGAAAGTTCACAAAGCTGCTCGTGATCGGCATCGGCGGCTCCGCTCTGGGCCCGCAGTTCATGCGTGACGCCCTTGTGGATTCCTGGACCGCCCCGCTGCAGACCTGGTTCTTTGACAATACCGACCCGGAAGGCATTCAGCGCGTGTTCAGCGAGATCGGAGAAGGTCTTGCCGAAACGCTCACCGTGGTGATCTCCAAGTCCGGTGGCACGCCCGAAACCCGCAACGGCATGCTCGAAGCGCGGGCCGCCTATGAGCGCGCCGGGTTGAATTTCTCCAAGCATGCGGTCGCCGTCACCGGCACGGCGGCCAACAACATCAGCAGCAAGCTGGAAGCCTACGCCACGCAGAACAACTGGCTGAAGATCTTTCCCATGACGGACTGGGTAGGCGGTCGCACCTCCGTGATGCACACGGTGGGCCTGGTGCCCATGGCCTTGCAGGGTGTGGACATCGACTCCCTCCTGGCTGGCGCTGCTGCCATGGACGAGAAGACCCGCTCCCTCCCCGTGGCACAGAACGTCTCCATGCTGCTGGCTCTGATGTGGCACCACGCTGGCGGCGGCAAGGGCACGAAGGACATGGTCATCCTTCCCTACAAGGACCGTCTGGTCCTGCTGAGCAAGTACCTCCAGCAACTCGTCATGGAGTCGCTGGGCAAGGAACTGGATCTGGATGGCAACAAGGTCAACCAGGGCATTGCGGTGTACGGCAACAAGGGATCCACCGACCAGCACGCGTATGTGCAGCAGCTTCGCGATGGCGTGAACAACTTCTTCGCCACCTTCATCGAAGTGCGCAAGGGCTCCGACGCAGCTCAGGTCGAAGTAGAACCGGGCACCCGCTGCAGTGACTTCCTGCAGGGCTTCCTTCGTGGCACGCGCAAGGCCTTGTTTGAGAACGGACGCGAGTCCGTGACCATCAGCATTCCAGAGGTCACCCCCTTCACCGTGGGTGCCATCATCGCCCTCTATGACCGTGCGGTCTCCTTCTATGCCAGCCTGGTAAACATCAATGCCTACCACCAGCCAGGAGTGGAGGCGGGCAAAAAGGCGGCTGGGGTGTTCCTCACCCTGCTCTCCCAGGTGCGTGAACAGCTTGTCAAGGCAGGCAGCGGCACCGCCCCTGCTATCGCCGCCCCGCTCCAGGCCGATGTGGAGGACGTCTATCACTGCCTCACTCACCTCGCGGCCAATGACGCCCAAGTGTCCGTGACTCTGGGTGGCAGCCCAGAGGAAGACCAATTTTCATCTCGCTGA